A single genomic interval of Oryza sativa Japonica Group chromosome 7, ASM3414082v1 harbors:
- the LOC136357399 gene encoding uncharacterized protein: MANYLPVALADSARSWLHGLPRGTIGSWAELRDHFIANFQGTFERPSTQFDLYNVIQKSGESLRDYIRRFSEQRNKISDITDDVITAAFTKGIRHEDLVGKFGRKPPRTVKQMFEKANEYAKAEDAIIASKQSGPTWKPKKDTPTMGGGGSTNHKDPKDCFVYKQFAEQYAKNAWKASDGDQSTSKKKDDDDDAPTGFQDHRKELNHIFGRPLAYESKRKQKLTEREINAVQPDMPQYLRWSETTIKFNRSDHPDRVVHPGRYPLVLDPVVRSVKLRRSLIDGGIALNIRFAKTLDDMQIPRT; this comes from the exons atggcaaactacttgcctgtggccctagcggattcTGCTCGGTCCTGGCTTCATGGGTTACCCCGTGGCACGATTGGATCATGGGCGGAGcttcgcgaccacttcatcgccaacttccagggcacctttgaacgcccttccacacagtttgatctctacaacgtcattcagaagtctggagaatcccttcgagattatatCCGGCGCTTTTCtgaacaacgcaacaagatctccgacattaccgatgacgtcatcactGCCGCTTTCACCAAGGGGATTCGTCACGAAGatctagtcggcaagttcgggcgcaagcctcccaggacggtcaagcagatgttcgagaaagccaacgagtatgccaaagccgaagatgccaTCATCGCGtccaagcagtcgggtcccacttggaagccaaagaaagatACGCCGACTATGGGAGGGGGTGGAAGTACCAATCACAAGGACC ccaaagattgcttcgtctacaagcagtttGCAGAACAATACGCCAAGAATGCATGGAAGGCCTCCGACGGAGATCAAAGCACGTCAAAAAAGaaggacgatgacgacgatgccCCGACAGGTTTTCAAGACCatcgcaaggagctcaaccacatCTTTGGCAGACCTCTAGCTTATGAatctaaaagaaaacaaaagctgaccgaacgggagatTAACGCTGTTCAACCCGACatgccccaatatcttcggtggtcagagacaaCAATCAAGTTcaaccgctcggatcatccagaccgagtggtccacccggggcggtaccccctagtactagacccagtggttcgcagtGTCAAGCTTCGGAGATCCCTCATCGATGGCGGCATTGCACTCAACATCCGCTTCGCCAAGACCCTGGACGACATGCAGATACCTCGCACATAA